A single genomic interval of Rhinatrema bivittatum chromosome 12, aRhiBiv1.1, whole genome shotgun sequence harbors:
- the JUP gene encoding junction plakoglobin has translation MDMVKRPIEVTEWQQTYTYDSGIHSGANTTVPSLNGKVLLDDDLGYAKQYTVKTTTYTQGQGPVPDAESQLAMTRAQRVRAAMYPETVDDRSYLLTTQIDGQQTNVQKLAEPSQLLKTAIVHLINYQDDAELATRAIPELTKLLNDEDPVVVNKAAMIVNQLSKKEASRRALMQSPQIVAAVVRTMQSTSDMETARCTTSILHNLSHHREGLLSIFKSGGIPALVRMLSSPVESVLFYAITTLHNLLLYQEGAKMAVRLADGLQKMVPLLNKNNPKFLAITTDCLQLLAYGNQESKLIILANGGPQALVQIMRNYNYEKLLWTTSRVLKVLSVCPSNKPAIVEAGGMQALGKHVTSSSPRLVQNCLWTLRNLSDVATKQEGLENVLKILVNQLSSDDINVLTCATGTISNLTCNNSKNKSLVTQSNGVEALIHTILRAGEKEDITEPAVCALRHLTSRHPEAEVAQNSVRLHYGIPAIVKLLNQPFQWPLVKATIGLIRNLALCPANHGPLQEAGVIPRLVQLLVKAHQDAQRHAAAGTAQPYQDGVKMEEIVEGCTGALHILARDPMNRMEIYRLNTIPLFVQLLYSPVENIQRVAAGVLCELAQDKDAADTIDAEGASAPLMELLHCRNEGTATYAAAVLFRISEDKNPDYRKRVSVELTNAIFRQDPAAWEAAQSMIPINEPYQDDMDNYRAMYPNDIPLDDLGGEMDMDYQVDAYSDHGARLPYSDNMLA, from the exons ATGGATATGGTGAAGCGGCCCATCGAGGTGACGGAATGGCAACAGACGTACACCTATGATTCGGGGATCCACTCTGGGGCCAACACCACCGTGCCGTCACTGAATGGCAAAGTCCTGCTGGATGATGATCTGGGCTATGCCAAGCAGTACACAGTTAAAACCACCACCTATACCCAAGGCCAAGGTCCTGTGCCAG ATGCCGAGTCTCAGCTGGCCATGACCAGAGCTCAGCGGGTCCGGGCTGCCATGTACCCCGAGACAGTGGATGACCGTTCTTACCTGCTGACCACACAGATTGATGGGCAGCAGACTAACGTGCAGAAGCTGGCAGAGCCCTCGCAGCTCTTGAAGACTGCTATCGTTCACCTGATCAATTATCAGGACGATGCCGAGCTGGCCACCCGGGCCATCCCAGAGCTTACCAAGCTTCTGAACGATGAGGACCCG GTGGTGGTGAACAAGGCAGCCATGATCGTGAACCAGCTCTCGAAGAAGGAGGCCTCGCGCCGTGCCCTCATGCAGTCGCCCCAGATCGTGGCGGCCGTGGTCCGCACCATGCAGAGCACCAGTGACATGGAGACGGCTCGCTGCACCACCAGCATCCTGCACAACCTCTCGCACCACCGCGAGGGGCTGCTCTCCATCTTCAAGTCGGGAGGCATCCCTGCCCTCGTGCGCATGCTGAG CTCCCCAGTGGAATCTGTGCTATTCTATGCCATCACCACTCTGCACAACCTGCTGCTGTACCAAgaaggagccaagatggccgtaCGCCTGGCTGATGGCCTCCAGAAGATGGTGCCTCTCCTGAACAAGAACAACCCCAAGTTCCTGGCCATAACCACAGACTGCCTTCAGCTCCTAGCCTATGGCAATCAGGAGAGTAAG CTTATTATCTTGGCCAATGGAGGACCCCAAGCTCTGGTTCAGATCATGCGCAACTACAACTATGAGAAGCTGCTGTGGACCACGAGCCGTGTGTTGAAGgtcttgtctgtctgtcccaGCAACAAGCCTGCTATTGTGGAGGCTG GTGGCATGCAGGCGCTGGGGAAACACGTGACCAGCTCCAGCCCACGGCTTGTGCAGAACTGTCTGTGGACCCTGAGGAACCTTTCGGATGTGGCCACTAAACAG gagGGCCTGGAGAATGTCCTTAAGATTCTGGTGAACCAGCTGAGTTCGGATGACATAAACGTGCTGACCTGTGCCACCGGCACCATCTCCAACCTGACCTGCAACAACAGCAAGAACAAAAGCCTGGTGACCCAGTCCAACGGGGTGGAAGCCCTGATCCACACCATCCTGCGAGCGGGGGAGAAGGAGGACATCACGGAGCCGGCCGTCTGTGCCCTGCGGCACCTCACCAGCCGGCACCCCGAGGCTGAGGTGGCCCAGAACTCTGTGCGACTGCACTACGGGATCCCTGCCATCGTGAAGCTGCTGAACCAGCCCTTCCAGTGGCCGCTGGTCAAG gCTACCATTGGCCTCATTCGCAACCTGGCCCTCTGCCCGGCTAACCACGGCCCTCTGCAGGAGGCTGGCGTGATTCCCCGCCTGGTCCAGCTGCTGGTGAAGGCCCACCAGGATGCCCAGCGCCACGCTGCCGCTGGCACGGCACAACCCTACCAA GATGGGGTAAAGATGGAAGAGATCGTGGAGGGGTGCACAGGGGCTCTTCATATCCTTGCTCGGGACCCCATGAACCGAATGGAAATCTACAGACTGAACACAATTCCTCTGTTCGTGCAG CTCCTCTACTCCCCGGTGGAGAACATACAGCGTGTGGCAGCCGGCGTACTCTGTGAGCTTGCCCAGGATAAGGACGCTGCAGACACCATTGATGCTGAAGGGGCCTCAGCTCCACTTATGGAGCTGCTGCACTGCAGGAACGAAGGCACAG CAACCTATGCCGCAGCCGTGCTCTTCCGTATCTCTGAAGACAAGAATCCGGATTACAGGAAGCGCGTGTCTGTGGAACTGACCAATGCCATCTTCCGGCAAGACCCTGCAGCCTGGGAAGCA GCGCAGAGCATGATACCCATCAACGAACCTTACCAGGATG ACATGGACAATTACCGTGCCATGTACCCCAATGACATCCCCCTGGATGACCTGGGTGGAGAGATGGACATGGACTACCAGGTGGATGCTTACAGTGACCATGGCGCCCGACTCCCCTACTCCGACAACATGCTGGCCTAG